In Miscanthus floridulus cultivar M001 chromosome 5, ASM1932011v1, whole genome shotgun sequence, one genomic interval encodes:
- the LOC136454298 gene encoding uncharacterized protein, with product MSSIDTEDRGIFFVDGPGGTGKTYLYRALLATIRSQKKIAVATTTSGVVASIMPGGRTAHSRFKIPLTIDNGAFCTFTKQSGTTKLLWAASLIIWDKVIMIKRQGVEALDNSLRDIMDRPELPFGGKTVVFGGDFRHVLPVVRRWSRAQVVGASLRMSYLWDSMRHLKLVRNMRAKSDPWFAEYLLRVGGGSEEATVDDEIRLPHDICVSYTG from the coding sequence ATGTCCTCGATTGATACCGAGGATAGGGGTATCTTCTTTGTAGATGGTCCTGGCGGGACCGGAAAGACTTATCTGTACAGAGCACTTCTCGCTACTATACGCAGTCAGAAAAAGATTGCAGTGGCAACAACTACATCTGGTGTTGTGGCCTCAATAATGCctggtggcagaaccgcccactCGCGCTTCAAGATTCCCCTCACCATTGATAATGGGGCCTTTTGCACCTTCACGAAACAGAGTGGTACTACCAAGCTGCTTTGGGCCGCATCCCTTATTATTTGGGACAAGGTGATAATGATAAAGAGGCAAGGTGTTGAGGCACTAGACAACAGCCTTCGTGATATAATGGACCGACCAGAGTTGCCATTTGGGGGAAAGACCGTGGTGTTCGGTGGAGATTTTAGACATGTTCTTCCCGTTGTTCGGAGATGGTCAAGGGCTCAGGTAGTTGGTGCCTCATTGAGGATGTCGTACCTTTGGGATTCCATGCGGCATCTAAAACTGGTGCGCAACATGAGGGCAAAAAGTGACCCGTGGTTTGCAGAATACTTGTTGCGCGTCGGTGGAGGTTCTGAGGAGGCGACTGTTGATGATGAAATCCGTCTTCCTCATGATATATGTGTTTCGTACACCGGATAA